Proteins from one Panicum virgatum strain AP13 chromosome 7K, P.virgatum_v5, whole genome shotgun sequence genomic window:
- the LOC120640388 gene encoding peptidyl-prolyl cis-trans isomerase FKBP19, chloroplastic-like — protein sequence MVVLAKLGAPSMPGFMMDRRRLMLLPAITIGIASCQYTFEKAAVKAEFADMPALRGKDYGKTKMRYPDYTETESGLQYKDLRVGDGPSPKKGEIVVVDWDGYTIGYYGRIFEARNKTKGGSFEGGDKDFFKFKVGSGQVIPAFEEAISGMAPGGVRRIIVPPDLGYPDNDYNKLGPRPTTFSGQRALDFVLRNQGLIDKTLLFDIELLKIIPNQ from the exons ATGGTGGTTCTCGCGAAGCTCGGGGCGCCGAGCATGCCAG GTTTTATGATGGACAGAAGAAGACTGATGTTGCTCCCTGCAATTACCATTGGCATCGCCTCCTGTCAGTACACATTTGAGAAAGCAGCGGTGAAAGCTGAATTTGCTGATA TGCCTGCACTTCGTGGTAAAGATTATGGAAAGACAAAAATGCGGTATCCAGATTACACTGAAACAGAATCAGGTCTCCAGTACAAG GACTTGCGGGTTGGTGATGGTCCTTCCccaaaaaagggggagattgttgtG GTTGATTGGGATGGCTATACAATTGGATACTATGGCCGTATTTTTGAAGCTAGAAACAAGACGAAAGGAGGTTCGTTTGAG GGTGGTGACAAAGACTTCTTCAAGTTTAAGGTTGGATCGGGACAG GTCATACCAGCTTTTGAGGAGGCTATATCAGGCATGGCTCCGGGAGGAGTTAGGAG GATAATCGTACCACCGGATCTTGGATACCCCGATAATGACTACAACAAGTTGGGTCCAAGACCAACGACATTCTCG GGACAAAGAGCTCTTGATTTTGTTCTACGGAATCAAGGCTTGATAGACAAAACTCTCCTATTTGACATTGAGCTTCTCAAGATAATTCCAAATCAGTAG
- the LOC120639974 gene encoding protein FAR1-RELATED SEQUENCE 5-like, with translation MDKFTGMIGPVLDEDTELEEGFKECMNHTVTPDEFEAAWAPMVAKYGLQNNVHFQRLYAIRSSFVPAYYMHCFYPFLQSTQRREGFNAVLKKYVNPNMSVLHFVRQYQKIQDKCLGVQDGQDFKTNDRNRRRCSRYPIEKHASAVYTKNLFYRFSKEFEKTAEYDVKPKGQFQFWLVPNNYVYGYGNRTYLVTALEDEGNYYSECSKFDRDGIICCHIMKILIRLGVKAIHECYILKRWTQEAIPENENANSNAHLPADFIARDDIKKRRPSRQKVRANPEPSGVANMSIIVANGTAASTHGVVAPDLELHSGPSSEVGVETTGVLPAI, from the exons ATGGACAAGTTTACTGGTATGATAGGTCCTGTCCTAGACGAGGATACAGAGCTGGAGGAGGGCTTCAAGGAATGCATGAATCACACTGTGACTCCGGATGAATTTGAAGCAGCATGGGCACCTATGGTGGCCAAGTATGGTTTACAAAACAATGTGCATTTTCAACGCCTATATGCGATCAGGAGCAGTTTTGTGCCAGCATACTACATGCATTGTTTCTACCCGTTTTTGCAATCCACTCAGAGGAGAGAAGGTTTCAATGCTGTGCTAAAGAAATATGTGAACCCAAATATGTCTGTTTTGCACTTTGTGAGGCAATACCAAAAGATTCAAGACAAGTGTTTGGGTGTGCAAGATGGGCAGGACTTCAAGACGAATGATAGGAATCGGCGGAGGTGCTCTAGATACCCTATTGAGAAACATGCATCTGCTGTGTACACTAAGAACCTATTCTACAGGTTCTCAAAAGAGTTTGAAAAGACAGCGGAATATGATGTGAAGCCTAAAGGCCAATTTCAATTTTGGCTAGTCCCTAACAACTATGTCTATGGCTATGGCAACAGGACGTATTTAGTGACTGCACTTGAGGATGAGGGGAACTATTACAGTGAATGCAGCAAATTTGATAGAGATGGCATAATTTGTTGCCACATTATGAAGATACTAATAAGGTTGGGTGTGAAGGCAATACATGAATGCTACATTCTAAAAAGGTGGACACAAGAAGCTATTCCTGAAAATGAAAATGCTAATTCTAATGCACATTTGCCAGCTGATTTCATAGCCCGTG ATGACATCAAAAAAAGGAGGCCTAGCAGGCAGAAGGTCCGTGCAAATCCAGAGCCTTCCGGAGTGGCTAATATGTCTATTATTGTTGCTAATGGTACTGCTGCTAGCACACATGGTGTTGTTGCTCCTGATCTTGAACTGCATTCTGGTCCATCTAGTGAGGTTGGTGTTGAAACTACAGGTGTTTTGCCAGCAATATAG